The proteins below are encoded in one region of Sinorhizobium meliloti:
- the istB gene encoding IS21-like element helper ATPase IstB: MLAHPTLDKLNAMGLAGMAKAFGELVANGEAEHLSHAEWLGLLLEREWSSRYDRKLAARLRFAKLRHQATPEDVDYRADRGLDRALFMKLLGGDWINAHDNLAICGPSGVGKSWLACALGHKACRDDRSVLYQRVPRLFAQLALARGDGRYARLQRTLGHVQLLILDDWGLEPLNEQARHDLLEILEDRYGRKSTIITSQLPVSAWHGVIGDPTYADAILDRLVHNAHRIELSGDSLRRNLPRKA; this comes from the coding sequence ATGCTTGCCCATCCAACACTGGATAAATTGAATGCCATGGGCCTGGCCGGCATGGCAAAGGCCTTTGGCGAACTTGTTGCCAACGGCGAAGCCGAACATCTCTCGCACGCCGAATGGCTCGGACTGCTGCTCGAACGGGAGTGGAGCTCCCGTTACGATCGGAAGCTTGCGGCACGCCTCAGGTTTGCCAAGCTTCGCCACCAGGCCACCCCAGAAGATGTCGACTATCGCGCCGACCGCGGCCTCGACCGTGCTCTCTTCATGAAGCTGCTCGGTGGCGACTGGATCAACGCCCATGACAATCTGGCCATTTGCGGACCCTCGGGTGTCGGAAAGAGTTGGTTGGCTTGCGCTCTCGGCCACAAGGCTTGCCGAGACGATCGCTCAGTTCTCTATCAGCGTGTCCCAAGGCTGTTTGCCCAGCTTGCGCTCGCGCGTGGTGATGGCCGCTACGCCCGCCTGCAACGGACCTTAGGCCATGTTCAGCTCCTGATACTGGATGATTGGGGGCTCGAGCCGCTCAACGAACAGGCCCGCCACGACCTGCTGGAAATCCTCGAAGATCGCTATGGACGCAAATCAACGATCATTACCAGCCAACTTCCCGTGTCCGCATGGCACGGCGTCATTGGCGACCCAACCTACGCCGATGCCATACTCGACAGGTTGGTCCACAATGCCCACCGCATCGAATTGAGCGGCGATAGTCTGCGCCGAAATCTACCGCGCAAAGCTTGA
- a CDS encoding PRC-barrel domain-containing protein yields the protein MVNPDLHESHDLIASDKVVGTAVYDMNGENVGSIERIILEKRGGRVAYAVMSFGGILGIGHEHYPLPWEMLDYNTDLSGFQVNITKEQVEGAPRYPAGQDYDWSPESGRRVYDYYGIAPYWV from the coding sequence ATGGTGAACCCGGATCTACACGAATCACACGATCTTATCGCCAGCGATAAGGTGGTAGGCACCGCCGTCTATGACATGAATGGGGAAAACGTCGGCTCTATCGAGCGGATCATCCTGGAAAAGCGCGGCGGCCGCGTCGCATATGCTGTGATGAGTTTCGGCGGCATACTCGGTATTGGACATGAGCATTACCCGCTTCCATGGGAAATGCTTGATTACAATACGGACCTTAGTGGGTTCCAAGTGAACATCACCAAGGAGCAGGTCGAGGGTGCTCCGAGATATCCTGCGGGCCAGGATTACGATTGGAGTCCCGAGAGCGGCCGCCGCGTCTACGACTACTACGGAATCGCACCGTATTGGGTATGA
- a CDS encoding DoxX family protein translates to MRLSAMEGEKVTSVRTFLARHRNRKVRRWAAKIDGMIAAIAPASLAQLALRLALAVPFWRSGLGKWDGFLELNDVAVLLFTSEFQLHLPGGPYPFPAPAATACVVASAEVMLPIFLALGLATRLAALGLLAMAIVIQLTVPDGWPIHLTWAAMALGLITWGAGRLSLDHWLVSPGGSAR, encoded by the coding sequence TTGCGGCTATCCGCCATGGAGGGTGAAAAGGTGACCTCGGTACGAACCTTCCTCGCCAGACACAGAAACCGGAAAGTGAGACGTTGGGCGGCCAAGATCGATGGCATGATCGCCGCCATCGCCCCGGCATCACTCGCCCAACTCGCCTTGCGATTGGCGCTTGCCGTGCCCTTCTGGCGCTCCGGCCTGGGCAAATGGGATGGCTTTCTTGAGCTCAACGACGTTGCCGTTCTTCTGTTCACGTCGGAATTCCAGCTTCACCTGCCGGGAGGCCCCTATCCTTTCCCGGCACCGGCGGCGACTGCCTGTGTGGTTGCCTCCGCCGAAGTTATGCTGCCAATCTTTTTGGCCTTGGGCTTGGCGACACGCCTTGCCGCGCTTGGCCTCCTCGCAATGGCCATCGTCATCCAGCTCACCGTTCCGGATGGCTGGCCCATTCATCTGACTTGGGCGGCGATGGCGCTTGGTTTGATTACCTGGGGCGCGGGGAGGCTGTCGCTCGACCACTGGCTGGTGTCACCGGGTGGGTCAGCAAGATAA
- a CDS encoding DNA-binding domain-containing protein codes for MCEVRDCFLEAADDLDYPAPFVAGLLDPACPTPTLLTGPHSKAADRRFNVYRNNVTVSLIEALAATFPATRRITGDAFFRAMARFHIREMPPKSPLLFEYGQDFPDFIERYAYARPMPWLADIARIERAWLDAYHAADAAALLPHVLATAKPTELANLVFEPHPATGVVRSAYPAVTVFLANRGDGPVGRIEASVPETALITRPSLEVEVRALSRGVDIFVGSLLEGEPFGRAAVAGHACCRNFDLATAIRVMLEAGAFAAIRHGG; via the coding sequence ATGTGCGAGGTTAGGGACTGTTTCCTAGAGGCGGCCGACGACCTCGACTATCCTGCCCCGTTCGTCGCCGGGCTACTCGATCCCGCTTGCCCAACACCGACGCTCCTTACGGGCCCTCACAGCAAGGCAGCCGACAGGCGCTTCAATGTCTACCGCAACAATGTGACGGTAAGCCTCATCGAGGCGCTCGCTGCCACGTTCCCAGCGACGAGGCGCATCACCGGCGACGCATTCTTCCGGGCCATGGCCCGGTTCCATATCCGCGAGATGCCACCGAAATCGCCGCTCCTCTTCGAATACGGCCAGGATTTTCCCGATTTCATAGAACGCTACGCCTATGCCAGGCCGATGCCGTGGCTAGCCGACATCGCACGGATCGAGCGGGCCTGGCTCGACGCCTATCATGCGGCAGACGCAGCCGCCCTGCTGCCGCACGTGTTGGCGACGGCAAAGCCCACTGAACTCGCCAACCTGGTCTTCGAACCGCACCCGGCGACCGGCGTCGTCCGCTCCGCCTATCCAGCAGTGACGGTGTTCTTGGCAAATCGCGGGGATGGTCCAGTCGGGCGCATCGAGGCTAGTGTGCCGGAAACCGCGTTGATTACGCGGCCGTCGCTCGAGGTGGAGGTCCGCGCTCTTTCGCGGGGGGTCGACATCTTCGTCGGCAGTCTCCTTGAAGGCGAACCATTCGGACGTGCTGCGGTTGCGGGGCACGCTTGCTGCCGGAATTTCGATCTCGCGACCGCCATCAGGGTGATGCTGGAGGCCGGCGCTTTTGCGGCTATCCGCCATGGAGGGTGA
- a CDS encoding DUF692 domain-containing protein, which produces MTELTIHADRAQLGIPLFPAHPVDGLAGTSFKHQHLPAILADDEWTGGFFEVHAENYMGAGGPPHAALTKIREDYPVSLHGVCMSIGGPQSLDKGHLARFAALVKRYEPALVSEHLAWSTHDTTYYNDLLPLPYTEASLQRVAEHINEVQEVIGRPLLLENPSSYLLFKESTMSETAFIRALVRRTGCGLLLDINNVFVSAANHGFSALDYLSDFPMAHVGEIHLAGHTEQQDDEGDLLLIDSHDKPVADAVWKLFDVVIALCGPIPTLVEWDSAIPDWPILKREAQAAQMLMNRHAAGLRQETLHVRG; this is translated from the coding sequence GTGACGGAACTGACTATTCACGCGGATCGCGCTCAGCTGGGAATTCCTCTCTTTCCGGCGCATCCGGTCGATGGGCTGGCTGGCACCAGCTTTAAGCACCAGCATCTGCCGGCCATTCTCGCTGACGACGAGTGGACTGGCGGCTTTTTCGAAGTTCATGCGGAAAACTACATGGGAGCAGGCGGCCCGCCGCATGCCGCACTGACGAAAATACGCGAGGACTATCCAGTCTCGCTTCACGGCGTGTGCATGTCTATCGGTGGGCCGCAGTCATTGGACAAAGGTCATCTCGCCCGCTTCGCTGCCCTCGTCAAGCGATACGAGCCGGCGCTCGTCTCGGAACATCTGGCGTGGTCGACGCACGACACGACCTACTACAACGATCTCTTGCCCTTACCTTATACCGAGGCAAGCTTGCAGCGGGTCGCAGAGCACATCAACGAGGTACAGGAGGTGATCGGACGGCCGCTCTTACTGGAAAATCCCTCGAGCTACCTGCTCTTCAAGGAATCGACGATGAGCGAAACGGCGTTCATCCGGGCACTGGTGAGACGCACAGGATGCGGTCTGTTGCTTGACATCAACAATGTCTTCGTTTCGGCCGCCAATCATGGCTTTTCCGCCCTAGACTATCTGTCCGACTTCCCGATGGCCCATGTCGGCGAGATTCACCTGGCCGGTCATACGGAGCAGCAGGATGACGAAGGCGATCTCCTGCTGATCGACAGCCACGACAAGCCGGTAGCCGACGCGGTGTGGAAGCTCTTCGACGTGGTGATCGCCCTATGTGGCCCGATTCCGACGTTAGTCGAATGGGATAGCGCGATACCGGACTGGCCAATATTGAAACGTGAGGCGCAGGCCGCCCAAATGCTCATGAACCGCCATGCTGCTGGCCTCCGACAGGAGACATTGCATGTGCGAGGTTAG
- a CDS encoding DUF2282 domain-containing protein, protein MSTRSSINTAMLAGAVATALSSLASAAPLSQAEVKAAMDAGKEKCYGVALKGQNDCAAGPGTTCQATSTVDYQGNAWKFVDGGTCTTMELPGDRNGSPEPLTRDVPS, encoded by the coding sequence ATGTCTACCAGAAGTTCGATCAATACCGCCATGCTTGCCGGCGCTGTGGCGACCGCGCTGTCGTCGCTCGCAAGCGCCGCGCCGCTTTCGCAGGCCGAGGTCAAGGCTGCGATGGATGCAGGAAAGGAGAAGTGCTACGGCGTCGCGCTCAAGGGTCAGAATGATTGCGCTGCCGGCCCGGGCACGACCTGCCAGGCCACGTCGACTGTCGACTACCAGGGCAATGCCTGGAAATTCGTCGACGGCGGCACCTGCACGACAATGGAACTGCCGGGTGATCGCAATGGCTCGCCTGAACCGCTGACACGCGACGTGCCGTCTTAA
- a CDS encoding sigma-70 family RNA polymerase sigma factor, with translation MNGADDGDLAGLLRTALGGNEKAYSEFLQSAAALVRIWARRRVASVGLDPEDIVQETLLAVHLKRHTWRTDGPVKPWLFAIARHKLVDALRRHGRHSRVQLSEVEGNLATEEAETTRDWEIGRALEVLTPGQRSVVTAISVEGRTIAEAARSLDMNETAVRVALHRGLAAIARRFGRK, from the coding sequence GTGAACGGCGCGGACGACGGCGATCTCGCCGGGCTCCTTCGCACGGCGCTCGGTGGCAACGAGAAGGCCTACAGCGAGTTCCTCCAAAGTGCGGCTGCCCTTGTTCGCATCTGGGCGCGCCGGAGAGTGGCGTCTGTCGGTCTCGATCCCGAGGACATCGTCCAGGAGACACTGCTGGCGGTCCATTTAAAGCGCCATACTTGGCGGACCGACGGACCGGTGAAGCCTTGGCTCTTTGCAATCGCGAGGCACAAGCTCGTCGACGCCTTACGACGACATGGCCGTCATTCTCGCGTGCAACTCAGTGAGGTTGAAGGCAATCTCGCGACGGAAGAGGCGGAAACCACCCGGGACTGGGAGATTGGCCGCGCGCTCGAGGTGCTGACGCCCGGCCAACGCTCGGTGGTGACTGCTATATCGGTCGAGGGACGTACGATCGCCGAGGCTGCAAGAAGCCTCGACATGAATGAAACCGCAGTTCGCGTCGCGCTCCACCGCGGTCTTGCTGCCATCGCCAGGCGATTTGGACGGAAGTGA
- a CDS encoding NrsF family protein, whose amino-acid sequence METQELIKALAADNQRSGMPMTLVWTGAAVIAIALAACVFFVLLGPRPDITSAMQTLRFPFKIVVAIALAASSLSALRALSRPETEPSDLLPPLIVAPALIAIAVLAELIAMPASTWSARLVGTNSLVCLSFIPLIGIGPLALLLLALRYGASSHPAVSGAAAGLAAGGIAAAFYASHCTDDSPLFVATWYTMAVAILAIAGAFAARRVIHW is encoded by the coding sequence ATGGAAACGCAGGAACTCATCAAGGCCTTGGCTGCGGACAACCAGCGAAGCGGGATGCCGATGACTCTCGTCTGGACGGGTGCCGCTGTCATCGCCATCGCCCTCGCTGCTTGCGTCTTCTTCGTACTTCTCGGGCCCAGGCCGGATATTACAAGCGCAATGCAGACGCTGCGCTTCCCGTTCAAGATTGTGGTGGCGATCGCGCTTGCCGCGAGCTCCCTCAGTGCACTGCGTGCGCTGTCGCGGCCGGAAACCGAGCCAAGCGACTTGCTGCCCCCTCTGATCGTCGCTCCGGCGCTGATCGCGATAGCGGTCCTCGCCGAGCTCATCGCCATGCCGGCGAGCACATGGTCCGCGAGGCTCGTCGGAACGAACAGCCTCGTGTGCCTGAGCTTCATCCCGCTGATCGGCATCGGGCCCCTCGCTCTGCTGCTCCTTGCGCTGCGTTATGGGGCTTCTTCTCATCCCGCGGTTTCAGGCGCAGCTGCCGGATTGGCTGCCGGCGGCATTGCGGCGGCCTTCTATGCCTCGCATTGCACGGACGACTCTCCGCTTTTCGTCGCAACCTGGTACACGATGGCGGTGGCAATTTTGGCCATTGCAGGGGCATTTGCCGCTCGCCGCGTAATTCACTGGTGA
- a CDS encoding GNAT family N-acetyltransferase, with protein MTAANRYSFRKATVDDLPLLTAWQSNPHVRAWWGSDESYDAADLADPRVARWIVSTAERPFAFMQDYTVHGWEDHHFAKLPRGSRGIDQYIGDPEMIGLGHGSAFIGARMRALFDAGVPVIATDPHPANERAIAVYKKLGFEPFGAPLETQWGLILPMLARR; from the coding sequence ATGACGGCGGCCAACCGATACAGTTTTCGCAAAGCGACGGTGGATGATCTGCCGTTGCTTACAGCATGGCAATCGAACCCGCATGTCCGCGCATGGTGGGGCTCAGATGAGTCGTACGATGCAGCAGACTTGGCTGATCCTCGGGTGGCGCGTTGGATTGTTTCAACCGCCGAACGCCCCTTTGCGTTCATGCAGGACTATACCGTCCACGGCTGGGAAGATCACCATTTTGCTAAGCTTCCCAGGGGATCGCGGGGAATCGATCAATACATAGGAGACCCCGAAATGATCGGTCTTGGGCACGGATCAGCATTTATCGGAGCGAGAATGAGGGCTCTCTTCGATGCGGGTGTACCCGTTATCGCGACCGATCCGCACCCGGCCAATGAACGGGCGATCGCTGTCTACAAGAAACTGGGTTTTGAACCGTTCGGAGCACCTCTAGAGACGCAGTGGGGCTTGATTTTGCCAATGCTTGCAAGGCGGTAA
- a CDS encoding sugar phosphate isomerase/epimerase family protein encodes MNAFEPALCTVTFRKLPADEIVALAAKARLAAIEWAGDAHVPPGDTSTARTVGHLCESAGLKTSYGSYVAPPTDDLSALAPALATAVALGASNIRIWPGTRQRASRGYSADERRDAADAIRDMGAEAARHGITVSLEYHPQTLTDETSSALRLIEAVAHPNVYLYWQPRPGLPLVEALTEIASIGAHVSHVHVFAWDHERKRFPLASAEGYWQTALATMPQSRWTGRRFAMLEFVAGDDPAAFLADAATLRKILKAEFPPGASAIADGN; translated from the coding sequence ATGAACGCTTTCGAACCGGCTCTCTGCACGGTAACCTTCCGCAAGCTGCCCGCCGACGAAATTGTCGCGCTAGCAGCGAAGGCGAGGCTCGCCGCGATCGAGTGGGCGGGAGACGCCCATGTTCCTCCGGGCGACACGTCCACCGCCCGCACGGTCGGACACCTGTGCGAAAGCGCGGGTCTCAAGACCTCCTATGGCTCCTATGTCGCGCCGCCGACCGACGATCTTTCCGCCCTCGCGCCCGCACTGGCAACCGCGGTCGCGCTTGGCGCCTCCAACATCCGCATCTGGCCCGGCACGCGCCAGCGCGCTTCGAGGGGTTACAGCGCCGATGAACGGCGCGATGCAGCGGATGCGATTCGCGACATGGGCGCGGAAGCCGCTCGGCATGGCATCACGGTTTCGCTCGAATATCACCCACAGACCCTGACGGACGAGACGAGCTCGGCACTCCGACTTATCGAGGCGGTCGCGCATCCGAATGTGTATCTCTACTGGCAGCCGAGGCCCGGGCTCCCACTCGTCGAGGCACTCACGGAGATCGCCAGCATCGGCGCGCATGTCTCCCATGTCCATGTCTTCGCCTGGGACCACGAACGCAAGCGCTTTCCCCTGGCATCCGCCGAAGGCTACTGGCAAACGGCTTTGGCCACCATGCCGCAATCGCGCTGGACCGGCCGGCGATTTGCCATGCTTGAATTCGTGGCGGGAGACGATCCGGCGGCATTTCTGGCGGATGCGGCGACGCTGAGAAAAATCCTAAAGGCCGAGTTTCCGCCAGGCGCCTCTGCCATTGCAGACGGAAATTGA
- a CDS encoding hydroxyacid dehydrogenase — MTLPTVAFAMQPERTRYVLTPELLARLDAFARILDQRPMTEFADERSQRLLAEAQILVTGWGAPFIDAAVLARTPRLRLIVHAAGTIKGLVDESVFDAGIQVSHAAEANAVPVAEFTLAAVIFAGKQVFRFRDVYAADRGRERTQILQGEAVGNHRRTVGIVGASRIGRRVIELLRLLDYRLLLYDPLVKDAEAMALEVEKVDLDTLMARSDIVSLHAPLLPETRHMIDNRQLALMKDGATLINTARGALVDEAALIEKLQSGAINAVIDVTDPEIPDENSPLYDLPNVFLTPHIAGAIGLERMRLGEMAVDEVARFLEGRPLLFEVHKPDLGRMA; from the coding sequence ATGACCCTCCCGACCGTCGCCTTTGCGATGCAGCCGGAAAGGACGCGTTATGTTCTGACGCCGGAGCTTCTCGCGCGGCTAGATGCCTTCGCCCGAATCCTGGATCAGCGGCCGATGACGGAGTTCGCCGATGAGCGGTCGCAGCGTTTGTTGGCCGAGGCACAAATTTTGGTGACCGGCTGGGGCGCGCCGTTCATCGATGCGGCCGTCCTCGCCCGGACGCCGCGCCTTCGCCTCATCGTCCATGCCGCCGGCACGATCAAGGGGCTGGTCGACGAGAGCGTTTTCGATGCGGGGATCCAGGTCAGCCACGCGGCGGAGGCCAATGCCGTACCGGTCGCCGAGTTTACCCTCGCAGCCGTTATTTTTGCGGGCAAGCAGGTGTTCCGCTTCCGCGATGTCTATGCGGCCGACCGTGGACGCGAGCGCACCCAGATCCTGCAGGGCGAAGCGGTAGGAAACCATCGCCGCACGGTCGGGATTGTCGGCGCATCGCGGATCGGACGCCGCGTGATCGAACTGCTGCGTCTCCTCGACTATCGATTGCTGCTTTATGATCCGCTAGTCAAAGACGCCGAAGCCATGGCCCTCGAGGTAGAGAAGGTCGACCTTGATACGTTGATGGCCCGCTCCGATATCGTGTCGCTGCATGCGCCGCTGCTACCCGAGACCCGACACATGATCGATAACCGCCAGCTCGCCCTTATGAAGGACGGCGCGACGCTGATCAACACGGCGCGCGGCGCGTTGGTGGATGAGGCGGCACTCATCGAAAAACTGCAGTCGGGCGCGATCAATGCCGTGATCGACGTTACTGACCCCGAAATTCCGGACGAAAATTCACCACTTTACGACCTGCCGAACGTATTTCTGACGCCGCATATCGCAGGCGCCATCGGTCTGGAGCGCATGCGCCTCGGTGAAATGGCGGTTGATGAAGTGGCGCGGTTCCTCGAAGGCAGGCCGCTCCTGTTCGAGGTCCACAAGCCTGATCTGGGGCGCATGGCATGA
- a CDS encoding DUF2264 domain-containing protein gives MTYDPASANPLAGNPLETRSDMQRALLDLFDPLLPYFSEGNARVRLDAAAAHFDRAAADLEGFARPLWGLAPFAAGGGNFAHWDRYAEGIANGTDPGHPEYWGQVNGRDQRMVELAALGFALVLAPEKLWEPLNGRERDNLVSYLLHARKFDYADNNWKFFRVFVDIALDRLGIEHDRSLTKAYLTELDGFYIGGGWYRDGNVRRVDHYIAFAMHFYGLIYARLVEDDHAKRYRERAVAFAQDFRHWFAEDGATLPFGRSLTYRFACAGFWAALAFADLEALPWGEIKGLCLRHLRWWADKPIADRDGVLSIGYGYPNLLMSENYNSAGSPFWAFKAFLPLAVSENHPFWTSSEVPLRRLAEPVVLRHPGMVMIPVKGDVVALSSGQENRQMRFGSEKYAKFAYSARYAFSVESDERAFAGGAFDSMLAFSDDGVHYRVREANKEVRLAHNVLFSKWSPWPDVVVETWLVPASPWHVRVHRIATPRPLETAEGGFAIPRRDFEADALTAAEGTAHAIGAEDFSGIRDLGSTVPREGRIQKAPPNTNLIAAKTLVPQLRAKIPSGETILACAVLAARNTSAVAEDWSNPPAMPDMAVLDALRAEGLTVSAMQAPGSAP, from the coding sequence ATGACCTATGATCCCGCCAGCGCCAACCCGCTTGCCGGAAATCCGCTTGAGACACGCAGCGACATGCAGCGCGCGCTGCTCGATCTCTTCGATCCGCTGCTCCCCTATTTCTCTGAAGGAAATGCGCGAGTCCGTCTCGACGCCGCAGCGGCTCATTTCGACCGGGCCGCTGCCGATCTGGAGGGTTTTGCGAGGCCTCTCTGGGGTCTTGCTCCCTTTGCTGCAGGCGGCGGAAATTTCGCGCATTGGGACCGCTACGCGGAAGGGATCGCCAACGGCACCGACCCTGGACATCCCGAATATTGGGGACAAGTGAACGGCCGGGACCAGCGCATGGTCGAGCTGGCGGCCCTCGGCTTCGCGCTGGTGCTGGCGCCGGAGAAGCTGTGGGAACCCTTAAACGGGCGTGAAAGAGACAATCTCGTCTCTTATCTCCTCCATGCCCGCAAGTTCGACTATGCCGACAATAACTGGAAGTTCTTTCGCGTTTTCGTCGACATCGCTCTCGATCGCCTCGGCATCGAGCACGATCGCAGCCTGACGAAGGCCTATCTCACCGAACTTGACGGCTTCTATATCGGTGGCGGCTGGTATCGCGACGGCAATGTGCGGCGCGTCGACCACTACATCGCCTTTGCAATGCACTTCTACGGGCTGATCTATGCGCGCCTTGTCGAAGACGACCATGCGAAACGGTATCGCGAGCGGGCGGTGGCCTTCGCCCAGGATTTTCGCCACTGGTTTGCCGAAGACGGAGCGACCCTCCCCTTCGGCCGCAGTCTCACCTACCGCTTCGCCTGCGCCGGCTTCTGGGCAGCACTGGCCTTTGCCGACCTCGAGGCTCTACCCTGGGGCGAGATCAAGGGGCTCTGCCTCCGCCACCTCAGATGGTGGGCAGACAAACCGATAGCGGATCGGGACGGCGTTCTTTCTATCGGCTACGGCTATCCGAACCTCCTTATGTCGGAAAACTACAATTCGGCCGGCTCGCCCTTTTGGGCCTTCAAGGCTTTCCTGCCGCTAGCCGTCAGCGAAAACCATCCATTCTGGACGAGCTCGGAAGTCCCGCTCCGGCGGCTGGCCGAACCGGTAGTCCTTCGCCACCCGGGCATGGTCATGATACCCGTCAAAGGGGACGTGGTGGCGCTCTCCTCCGGCCAGGAAAACCGCCAGATGCGCTTCGGCTCTGAAAAATATGCGAAATTCGCCTATTCGGCGCGATACGCCTTCAGCGTCGAGAGCGACGAACGGGCATTTGCCGGCGGTGCCTTCGATTCGATGCTGGCATTCAGCGACGACGGCGTTCATTATCGGGTGCGCGAGGCCAATAAGGAGGTGCGGCTTGCGCACAATGTGCTGTTCTCCAAATGGTCTCCCTGGCCGGACGTCGTTGTCGAGACGTGGCTTGTTCCGGCTTCGCCCTGGCATGTGCGCGTGCACCGGATTGCGACGCCGCGGCCTTTGGAGACGGCCGAAGGCGGCTTCGCCATTCCCCGACGGGATTTCGAGGCCGACGCGCTCACCGCCGCGGAAGGGACGGCCCACGCAATCGGCGCGGAAGATTTCAGCGGGATCCGCGATCTCGGTTCGACCGTCCCGCGCGAAGGCCGGATCCAAAAGGCGCCGCCCAACACCAATCTGATTGCCGCAAAAACCCTGGTGCCGCAGTTGCGGGCCAAAATCCCTTCTGGGGAAACCATCCTCGCCTGCGCTGTGCTTGCGGCCCGCAACACTTCCGCCGTCGCCGAAGACTGGTCCAATCCGCCGGCGATGCCGGACATGGCGGTGCTCGACGCGCTTCGGGCGGAAGGCTTGACCGTCAGCGCAATGCAAGCGCCCGGATCAGCGCCATGA
- a CDS encoding LacI family DNA-binding transcriptional regulator has translation MIERPSRRLRQADIAAQAGVSVSTVSRALANEPGISEDVRVQILKVANDLGYPLKADAAAAPRALALIASNGVTGSLSAFYQGIVDGLRSEATEQGMSFDIRLVNEAKATPQAVGEHMQSVGAQGLFLVGIDPCQALAEWLVESHTPVVLVNGVDPQLRFDGVSPPNFFGAFAATRMLLDAGHRRILHLTGSHRHTIRERVRGFEAAVASVDGGHARVIRLPFANNSSAEAHAATLAALAEDEGFTAAFCMNDFIAVGVLEAVTELGRRVPDDFAIIGFDDLPCADMANPRLSTMRVDRAALGCEAVAMMQFRFRHPGVPARHVTHAVVPVPGGTIATKDNP, from the coding sequence ATGATAGAAAGACCCTCCAGAAGACTCCGCCAAGCTGACATTGCCGCACAAGCAGGAGTTTCAGTATCTACCGTCTCACGCGCCCTCGCGAATGAGCCCGGCATCAGCGAGGATGTCCGGGTACAGATTCTCAAGGTCGCAAATGACCTCGGCTACCCCCTCAAAGCAGATGCTGCGGCAGCACCTCGCGCGCTGGCACTGATCGCGAGCAACGGCGTCACGGGCAGTCTGAGCGCATTTTACCAGGGCATTGTCGATGGCCTGCGCTCCGAGGCGACCGAGCAGGGCATGTCTTTCGACATTCGCCTCGTGAACGAGGCGAAGGCTACGCCGCAAGCCGTTGGCGAACATATGCAATCGGTTGGTGCGCAAGGGCTTTTCCTGGTCGGCATAGATCCCTGTCAGGCGCTTGCGGAATGGCTCGTGGAAAGCCACACCCCCGTCGTCCTTGTCAATGGCGTCGATCCGCAATTACGCTTCGACGGTGTCTCGCCGCCGAACTTCTTCGGCGCCTTCGCGGCGACGCGGATGCTGCTGGACGCCGGCCACCGGCGTATCCTCCACCTGACCGGATCGCATCGGCATACGATCCGCGAGCGCGTGCGCGGCTTCGAAGCGGCGGTCGCTTCCGTGGATGGCGGCCATGCGCGTGTCATCCGCCTGCCGTTCGCGAACAACTCCAGCGCCGAAGCCCATGCGGCAACGCTCGCGGCTCTTGCCGAGGACGAGGGTTTCACCGCGGCCTTCTGCATGAACGACTTCATCGCCGTGGGCGTTCTAGAGGCGGTGACCGAACTCGGCCGGCGCGTACCGGACGATTTCGCGATCATCGGTTTCGACGACCTGCCCTGCGCCGACATGGCCAATCCGCGCCTGTCGACGATGCGTGTCGACCGCGCAGCGCTCGGCTGCGAAGCGGTCGCCATGATGCAGTTTCGCTTCCGCCATCCGGGCGTGCCCGCCCGGCATGTCACTCACGCCGTCGTCCCGGTGCCCGGCGGCACAATTGCCACGAAAGACAATCCATGA